ATGAAAACCAATTAGTTTACTTCTCTGCTCTCTCATTTCCTAAACTTATTACCCTACAACCTTCCAATGAAAAAACATTTTACTCCTTTTTTAAATTTGAGTTCATTACGAACTCCAGCAGATAACTGCTGGCATCTATGCATTATTTTGCTGATCATTTTCTCTTTTATAACAAGCTTGGCTTCGGCCCAAACTGTACTTTGGGATAAAACCTATGGTGGCAACCGTTCGGATTATCTAAGTTCGCTGCAGCAAACCCGCGACGGGGGTTATATTGCCTGGGGAACAACAGAATCCGGTAAAAGCGGCGACAAAACGGAAATTAGTCGGGATACCAATAAAGATTCTCCGGATCATGGTGATTACTGGCTCCTCAAATTAAGGGCTGATGGGACAAAAGCATGGGACAAAACCATTGGTGGCCGGGGCACCGAACGGCTGACCACTGTTCTGCCTACCAGTGATGGGGGTTATATTCTAGCCGGTACCTCTAATTCCGGAGTTGGAGGCGACAAATCGCAGCCTAGCCTGGATGAGTCAAGTCTGCCTTATTATTCTAAGAGTGACATCTGGCTGGTAAAATTAAACGCTGATGGCAGCAAAGCCTGGGATAAAACGCTGGGCAGTAAAGTAGCGGAAAATGTATCGGCATTCGAGCAATTAGCCGACGGTAGTTACATTCTGTCAAGTGTTATAATCAATGAAGGCGATAATTATAACATTATAAAATTAAATGCTAAAGGCGAAGTAATTAAGACCAAATCCATACGAGGTTTATGGTTTAGGTCCATCGAGGCAACTCGTGATGGTGGCTTTGTTTTAGGGGGCACCATTCAGCGAAATGGTGATGGTTACAATGATTTTCTGCTAACTAAATGGGATACCAATTTGAACCAAGAATGGAGTAAAACATATGGCGGAGATCGGGATGATGAACTGGTGAAAGTACAACCAACCAGCGATGGCGGGTACATTCTAGGGGGTACATCTTACTCTCCCATCAGCGGCGACAAAACCCAGGCGAGTAGAGGATTCACAGACTATTGGGTCGTAAAAGTAAAAGCGGATGGCACAAAGGTTTGGGACACCACCGTAGGTGGCAGCGAAGGCGAAGATTTAAAATCCATTCAACAAACCAAGGATGGCGGTTATATTTTGGCGGGAACCTCCATATCCAATAAGAGCGGCGAAAAATCGGAAGACAATACGCTACTAGAACGTCCCGATGGAGTACCTGATTATTGGCTTGTTAAATTAAGTTCCGATGGTTCTTTTTTCTCCGATAAAACCATTGGCGGAGGTGGTTATGAATATTGTTCTGCAGTGCAACAAACCACGGATGGAAATTTTATTATCGGCGGTACTTCCAGTTCGCCTATAAGCGGAAATAAAAGTCAAAATTCCCGGGGAAGAGAAGATTTCTGGATTGTAAAATTAAAAAATGATTTTCTCCGCAACCAGGATATTACTTTTAAACCTATTGTAAACAAAGAAATAAATGATCCGGCCTTTGCCCTTACAGCAAAAGCCAGTTCTGGCTTACCAGTTACCTTTGAAGTTTTGTCGGGTCCGGCCCGCCTCAATGGCAATAAGGTAACCGTTGCTGGCGCTGGTACCGTGCGGGTGGCCGCTATTCAGGCTGGTAACGGTAGCTATAAACCTTATTCAACCACCCAAAGTTTTGAAGTAACTCTTACGGGCAAACAACAGCAAATGCGGTTTGGCGGCAGCCAGATGGATACACTTACCACCCTGATAGCTACGGCCGATGGCGGATATCTACTAGGTGGAGTTTCTGATTCACCGATTACTGGCGATAAAAGCCAAGGCAGTAAAGGCGATACCGATTTTTGGGTGGTAAAAACTGATAAAAACGGTAGAAAAATCTGGGATAAAACTTTTGGTGGCAATACTCCCGATCGATTAATGGCCATGGTAGCTACTGCGGATGGAGGCTATTTACTCGGGGGAAAATCTGCCTCGGCTAAGTCCGGTGATAAAAGTCAGGAGAGTAAAGGCAAAACCGATTATTGGATAATAAAGATTGATAATAATGGCCATAAGCTGTGGGACCAAACATACGGCGGCAGCCAGGACGATATTCTGGCCAGTATAGTGGCTACCCCCGACGGAGGCTATTTACTGGGCGGCACTTCAGTCTCGGGTCAAAGCGGCGATAAAAGCCAACCTACCCGGGATCTAATCAACAACAAATATTACTCAGGAGATTATTGGGTGCTTAAAATCGATGGTAAAGGTCAGAAAATATGGGATAAGACCTACGGTGGCACTAGGGTAGATCGTCTGTCTAGCATTCTAGCAGTACCCGAAGGTGGATATTTAGTAGGCGGTTATTCCGGTTCGGGCATCTCCGGCGAAAAAAGCCAGGAAGTACGGGCCATTGTAGATTATTGGGTTGTACGGATTAATGAACAAGGCGCCAAAATATGGGACCAAACATACGGGGGCATCAAAGGCTTAGCACTGTATGATTGGTACATTGATGTGGGGGAATCCAGATTGAGCACGATGGTAAATACCCCCGACGGCGGCTTCTTGTTAGGGGGTTCATCCAGTGCTTTCGTGGGTGCCGAAAAAACGGAAGGCAGAATCAACAGTCCGGATGAAGTTTATAGTGATGAAGCATTTAATAATTGGGTCTTAAAGATTGACCGCAACGGCAAAAAAGTATGGGATAAGATTTATGGCAAAGCAGAATCTTACTTAAGTACCCTGATTCGTTTACCGGAAGGCGGTTATCTACTGGCGGGCACGGCCAATATTGTATTAAAGGATTATCAAATCATAAAAATAGAGGAACAAGGCAAAGTAGTAGAAGAGCGTGTCCTTGGAGGCTTTGACAACGACCTGCTAGCGACCGCTATTCGCATCACTTCAGGTGATATTTTACTAGCAGGTACCTCTTTTTCCGGCCTTGGAGCCGACAAAAACACAGAAAGCCGCGGTAAAGCTGATTTCTGGGCGGTACAGGTAAGCGCCAATAAAGTACCGGAACCATTAGCCGCCTCCTGGGACAAAACCTATGGTGGTGGTGGCGACGATAAAATAATAGATGTAATTAAAACCAGCGATGGTGGTTACTTCAGTTTGGGCTACTCCAATTCTTCATTAGACAATGGTGATATTTCCGGCTTGCGACCGGGGCAATTGGGCACGAACTTCTGGGTTGTTAAGAGCGATCGGAATGGTAAAAAGCTTTGGACTAAAATTTTGGGCGGTGCCAAGGATGATACGCCCAGTCGGGTTATTCAGACCCAGGATGGGGGTTACTTGCTGGCCGGCTCGTCACTGTCAGATGTTGGGTTTGATAAAAGCCAAAGTAACCGCGGCAACCGCGACTTCTGGATTGTAAAAGTTGATGCGCAGGGCAATAAACAATGGGATAAACGTTACGGCGGTACCGGCGACGATGAGCTTACCAAAGTCATGCAGTTACCCTCCGGCAAATACATCCTGGCGGGTACCAGCAGCTCTCCGGCTAACGGTGAAAAAAGCCAGGGTAGCCAAGGCGGCTCGGATTATTGGTTGTTAAAAGTAAGCTCCACCGGCACGAAGCTCTGGGACAAACGTTACGGTGGCAGCAACAACGAAGTCTTACGCAGCTTTGCCTTTACCCAAGACGGTGGCTTTTTACTGGTAGGCAGTTCCTTGTCGGGGATTAGTGGCGACAAGAGCCAGCCCAGCCGGGGGAGCACTGATTTCTGGGTAGTGAAAACCGGCCAACAAGGCGAACTCCTCTGGGAGAAAACTTACGGGGGCAACGGCAAAGACGATGCTTATTCGGTGCTGCGCCAGGGGCCGGAGTTTTTTATTTCCGGCACCAGCAACTCGGCAGCTAACGGCGAGAAAAGCCAGCCTAGCCAGGGCGGGGAAGATTACTGGGTAATCAAGATTGGAGCTACCGGGCAAAAATTGTGGGATAAGCGCTTTGGGGGTAGTAAAAACGATCAGTTACGGGCTAGTACCCGCCTGAAAGATGGCAGCCTGATATTGGCGGGCACCTCCTTTTCGGAAGCAGATGGCGATAAAACGCAGACCAGCCGGGGCGAGAGTGATTATTGGGTTGTACAAGTAGATGCGCAAGGAAATAAAGTGTACGATAAACGTTTTGGAGGTAGCCGCTCCGAAGAACTACGATCTATTCTGCAAACCAGTGACGGTGGTTTATTGCTAGGCGGCTGGTCCAGTTCGGCTGTAAGCGGCGAGCAAAGTAACTACAAATTATTTTATGACAGAAGTGCTGATTACTGGTTAGTGAAAGTGGCACCCGAGGTACCTTCTAGTGCCGTAACGACAAGCCAGCAGGCAACCGCGGGGGAAGCTCCGCTCATTGGAGCGAAACAATTAACGACTTATCCCAATCCGTTTCAGGAAAAGGTAAGCATCCGCTTTTGCTTACCCGAAACCCAACCGGCTACCCTGCGCATCGTAGATGGGCAAGGGAAAGTAATAGCTACTTTGTTCCAGGCAGAAGCGCAAGCAAACCAAGTTTACCAGTTGGAATGGCAAGCGGGCAAACAGGAAGCCGGTTTGTATTTCTTGCAACTGCAAACCTCGGTGGGGCAAAGCACGCATAAACTACTCCGGAGTAGGTAACCTTAATTTGTTTGAAGTACAAAATCCGGATAGCACTCCTTGTACTGTCCGGATTTTACTTTTTTTATCTGGAAACACGTTGACCAAATTTATCTCAGAAAACGATCTAATAAAGAGATAGAACAAACCTTCAAGAAATTAAATGTTTTTAGTGGAATATTCATCGTACAAAGCCATCTCACTAATCAAAATAATTTTCGCCTTTGTGAGACGGGATTTTTGAGATAAGACCAAAGTAGTTTTACCCAAGTAACGGACTAAAAATTATTAACTAAAATCAGTTACTGATGCGTCCAGTAACAGAGGAGCAGATAATGGGCACTGTGTAAAAAAACGAGGGTTTTTCTACACAGTGCCCAATACATGGAAAGTGTATCAAAACATTGTTTATATTACCATGTATTTTTTCTAAATGTATTTTAACTTCTTGTGATAAATTGTTTACACAAATGACTAAAATTGGTTATGCCCGAGTCTCGACTCTAGAACAAAACTTAGATTTACAGCTAGATGCGTTGAAGAGCGAAGGCTGCAAAAAAATTTTCACCGATAAAATTTCGGGTGTAAAAACCAATAAGCCTCACTTTGAAAAGATGCTCGACTATGCCCGGCCTGGAGACACAATTGTGGTTTGGAAGCTTGACCGCTTAGGTAGAAGTACAGTGCAGTTAATTCAGTTAGTAGAGGAACTCAAGAAACGGGAAGTAAATTTGAAATCTTTGAATGAATCCATTGATACGTGCAGTGCTACGGGGAATCTCTTCTTTCAGTTTATATGTATTCTGGCCGAGCATGAACGAAATATTATTCGGGAAAGAACTCG
The sequence above is a segment of the Adhaeribacter swui genome. Coding sequences within it:
- a CDS encoding T9SS type A sorting domain-containing protein: MASAQTVLWDKTYGGNRSDYLSSLQQTRDGGYIAWGTTESGKSGDKTEISRDTNKDSPDHGDYWLLKLRADGTKAWDKTIGGRGTERLTTVLPTSDGGYILAGTSNSGVGGDKSQPSLDESSLPYYSKSDIWLVKLNADGSKAWDKTLGSKVAENVSAFEQLADGSYILSSVIINEGDNYNIIKLNAKGEVIKTKSIRGLWFRSIEATRDGGFVLGGTIQRNGDGYNDFLLTKWDTNLNQEWSKTYGGDRDDELVKVQPTSDGGYILGGTSYSPISGDKTQASRGFTDYWVVKVKADGTKVWDTTVGGSEGEDLKSIQQTKDGGYILAGTSISNKSGEKSEDNTLLERPDGVPDYWLVKLSSDGSFFSDKTIGGGGYEYCSAVQQTTDGNFIIGGTSSSPISGNKSQNSRGREDFWIVKLKNDFLRNQDITFKPIVNKEINDPAFALTAKASSGLPVTFEVLSGPARLNGNKVTVAGAGTVRVAAIQAGNGSYKPYSTTQSFEVTLTGKQQQMRFGGSQMDTLTTLIATADGGYLLGGVSDSPITGDKSQGSKGDTDFWVVKTDKNGRKIWDKTFGGNTPDRLMAMVATADGGYLLGGKSASAKSGDKSQESKGKTDYWIIKIDNNGHKLWDQTYGGSQDDILASIVATPDGGYLLGGTSVSGQSGDKSQPTRDLINNKYYSGDYWVLKIDGKGQKIWDKTYGGTRVDRLSSILAVPEGGYLVGGYSGSGISGEKSQEVRAIVDYWVVRINEQGAKIWDQTYGGIKGLALYDWYIDVGESRLSTMVNTPDGGFLLGGSSSAFVGAEKTEGRINSPDEVYSDEAFNNWVLKIDRNGKKVWDKIYGKAESYLSTLIRLPEGGYLLAGTANIVLKDYQIIKIEEQGKVVEERVLGGFDNDLLATAIRITSGDILLAGTSFSGLGADKNTESRGKADFWAVQVSANKVPEPLAASWDKTYGGGGDDKIIDVIKTSDGGYFSLGYSNSSLDNGDISGLRPGQLGTNFWVVKSDRNGKKLWTKILGGAKDDTPSRVIQTQDGGYLLAGSSLSDVGFDKSQSNRGNRDFWIVKVDAQGNKQWDKRYGGTGDDELTKVMQLPSGKYILAGTSSSPANGEKSQGSQGGSDYWLLKVSSTGTKLWDKRYGGSNNEVLRSFAFTQDGGFLLVGSSLSGISGDKSQPSRGSTDFWVVKTGQQGELLWEKTYGGNGKDDAYSVLRQGPEFFISGTSNSAANGEKSQPSQGGEDYWVIKIGATGQKLWDKRFGGSKNDQLRASTRLKDGSLILAGTSFSEADGDKTQTSRGESDYWVVQVDAQGNKVYDKRFGGSRSEELRSILQTSDGGLLLGGWSSSAVSGEQSNYKLFYDRSADYWLVKVAPEVPSSAVTTSQQATAGEAPLIGAKQLTTYPNPFQEKVSIRFCLPETQPATLRIVDGQGKVIATLFQAEAQANQVYQLEWQAGKQEAGLYFLQLQTSVGQSTHKLLRSR
- a CDS encoding recombinase family protein, yielding MTKIGYARVSTLEQNLDLQLDALKSEGCKKIFTDKISGVKTNKPHFEKMLDYARPGDTIVVWKLDRLGRSTVQLIQLVEELKKREVNLKSLNESIDTCSATGNLFFQFICILAEHERNIIRERTRAGLDSARARGRTGGRPSGLNERYKRIAPEVKEVYEKNVRSTEEIRSMFHIKSQPTLYKILEFAGVDVKRFIKKRNAH